Proteins encoded by one window of Arabidopsis thaliana chromosome 2, partial sequence:
- a CDS encoding U-box domain-containing protein kinase family protein: protein MVVMLTQEMSGGGGPKAEEGQLFVAVAVKGLIGDKLGGAGSRRAVRWAVDNLLPKADKFVMIHVIPTITSIPTPTGDRLPVEEVEESVVEMYVRDVKKEYETVFVPFLKMCKSTRSTKCKVETLLLEYDDPAKALVRLISKSGVNSLVMGSFTSNIFTWRTKGTGVPLTVLRYAPETCEVYIVCKDRITTKSMDPLINREPCTSPHAAATAHDFLRDWAASFHTLRSPTLPDPRQSTEAGTRRSASARELRFEALSLTCNKPKTPQSSKASSATTPEIFRRRRGSDIPQLNYSDFDKTCTKPQSNVENIVSEHRDSDRSPPETSRKSKKVEIEEEVERLKNELQSTVFKYKQACEELFSTQNKVKMLSTEYLNESKRVNNAVEKEELQRNTAALEKERYMKAVKEVETAKALLAREFCQRQIAEVNALRTYLEKKKVIDQLLGTDHRYRKYTIEEIVTATEGFSPEKVIGEGGYGKVYQCSLDSTPAAVKVVRLDTPEKKQEFLKEVEVLSQLRHPHVVLLLGACPENGCLVYEYLENGSLEEYIFHRKNKPPLPWFIRFRVIFEVACGLAFLHSSKPEPIVHRDLKPGNILLNRNYVSKIADVGLAKLVTDVAPDNVTMYRNSVLAGTLHYIDPEYHRTGTIRPKSDLYAFGIIILQLLTARNPSGIVPAVENAVKKGTLTEMLDKSVTDWPLAETEELARIGLKCAEFRCRDRPDLKSEVIPVLKRLVETANSKVKKEGSNLRAPSHYFCPILREIMEEPEIAADGFTYERKAILAWLEKHNISPVTRQKLDHFKLTPNHTLRSAIRDWKSRVRFSNVVV, encoded by the exons ATGGTGGTGATGCTGACGCAAGAAATGAGTGGCGGTGGTGGTCCAAAGGCGGAAGAGGGTCAGCTGTTTGTGGCGGTGGCCGTGAAGGGTTTGATCGGAGACAAATTAGGCGGTGCAGGAAGTCGTCGTGCCGTACGGTGGGCTGTCGATAATCTTTTACCGAAGGCTGATAAATTTGTGATGATCCACGTCATCCCTACCATTACTTCTATTCCTACTCCGA CCGGAGATAGATTGCCGGTGGAAGAAGTGGAGGAGAGTGTGGTGGAAATGTATGTAAGAGACGtgaaaaaagaatatgaaacaGTCTTTGTTCCCTTTTTGAAAATGTGCAAGAGTACTAGGAGTACCAag TGTAAGGTAGAGACTCTATTGCTAGAGTACGACGATCCTGCAAAAGCACTTGTCAGATTGATATCCAAATCAGGAGTTAACAGTTTGGTTATGGGATCATTTACTTCAAACATATTCACATG GAGAACAAAAGGTACAGGAGTACCACTGACCGTTTTAAGATACGCACCAGAAACATGTGAAGTATACATTGTGTGTAAAGACAGAATCACTACAAAATCTATGGATCCATTAATCAACCGAG AGCCGTGCACAAGTCCACACGCAGCCGCGACTGCCCATGACTTCTTGAGAGACTGGGCGGCTAGTTTCCACACTCTACGGTCTCCAACGTTACCCGATCCTCGACAGTCAACTG AGGCAGGAACAAGGAGGTCAGCATCGGCAAGAGAGCTGAGATTTGAGGCATTAAGCCTTACTTGTAATAAACCCAAAACGCCTCAAAGTAGTAAGGCTTCTAGTGCAACAACTCCAGAGATTTTTAGGCGACGGAGAGGATCCGATATTCCTCAGCTGAATTACTCAGATTTTGATAAAACATGTACCAAGCCCCAATCAAATGTTGAGAACATCGTTAGCGAACACCGAGACTCTGATCGTTCACCCCCGGAAACATCAAGAAAATCCAAGAAG gttgagattgaagaagaggtCGAACGTTTGAAGAATGAGCTACAAAGTACAGTCTTTAAATATAAACAAGCTTGTGAAGAGCTCTTCTCCACACAAAACAAG GTTAAAATGCTTTCGACTGAATATTTGAATGAATCTAAAAGAGTGAACAATGCtgtggagaaagaagagttgcAGAGGAACACCGCGGCGCTGGAGAAAGAGCGGTACATGAAGGCGGTGAAAGAGGTCGAAACCGCGAAAGCGTTGCTCGCAAGAGAGTTTTGTCAGCGACAGATCGCGGAGGTGAATGCTTTAAGGACTtacttggagaagaagaaagtgatcGATCAGCTTTTAGGGACTGATCACCGGTACAGAAAATACACAATTGAGGAAATTGTAACAGCCACAGAAGGATTCTCGCCAGAGAAAGTGATTGGAGAAGGAGGATACGGGAAAGTTTACCAATGTAGCCTTGATAGTACTCCGGCGGCTGTTAAAGTTGTCCGGCTAGATACACCggagaagaaacaagagtTCTTGAAAGAG GTTGAGGTTCTAAGCCAACTCCGACACCCACACGTGGTTCTCCTCCTCGGAGCTTGTCCGGAGAATGGTTGTTTGGTTTACGAGTACTTGGAAAATGGAAGCCTCGAGGAATATATATTTCACCGAAAAAATAAACCGCCTTTGCCTTGGTTTATCCGGTTTAGGGTAATTTTCGAGGTAGCTTGCGGTTTGGCCTTCTTACACAGCTCTAAACCGGAACCAATTGTTCACCGTGACTTAAAACCGGGAAATATCTTGTTAAACCGGAACTACGTTAGCAAAATCGCTGACGTTGGCCTAGCCAAGCTGGTTACGGATGTTGCACCCGATAATGTCACGATGTACCGAAACTCGGTTCTTGCCGGTACATTGCATTATATTGATCCAGAATACCACAGAACCGGAACAATTAGACCAAAGTCGGATCTATATGCGTTCGGCATAATCATTCTTCAGTTGTTGACGGCTCGTAACCCGAGCGGGATTGTACCAGCGGTCGAAAACGCGGTAAAGAAAGGGACGTTAACCGAAATGCTAGATAAATCGGTTACCGATTGGCCTTTGGCAGAAACCGAGGAATTGGCTCGGATCGGTTTAAAATGTGCTGAATTTCGATGCCGAGATAGACCGGATCTTAAATCAGAGGTTATACCGGTTTTGAAACGGCTTGTGGAGACGGCGAATTCGAAagtaaagaaagaaggaagCAATTTACGTGCACCGAGTCATTACTTCTGTCCAATCTTACGG GAGATAATGGAGGAGCCAGAGATTGCTGCCGATGGATTCACGTACGAGAGGAAAGCGATCTTAGCGTGGCTTGAGAAACATAACATTTCACCGGTGACTCGACAAAAGCTAGACCACTTCAAGCTCACACCGAACCATACGCTCCGGTCTGCGATTCGCGATTGGAAATCAAGAGTCCGGTTTTCTAATGTCGTTGTTTAA
- a CDS encoding U-box domain-containing protein kinase family protein, whose product MVVMLTQEMSGGGGPKAEEGQLFVAVAVKGLIGDKLGGAGSRRAVRWAVDNLLPKADKFVMIHVIPTITSIPTPTGDRLPVEEVEESVVEMYVRDVKKEYETVFVPFLKMCKSTRSTKRYFRSRRTKGTGVPLTVLRYAPETCEVYIVCKDRITTKSMDPLINREPCTSPHAAATAHDFLRDWAASFHTLRSPTLPDPRQSTEAGTRRSASARELRFEALSLTCNKPKTPQSSKASSATTPEIFRRRRGSDIPQLNYSDFDKTCTKPQSNVENIVSEHRDSDRSPPETSRKSKKVEIEEEVERLKNELQSTVFKYKQACEELFSTQNKVKMLSTEYLNESKRVNNAVEKEELQRNTAALEKERYMKAVKEVETAKALLAREFCQRQIAEVNALRTYLEKKKVIDQLLGTDHRYRKYTIEEIVTATEGFSPEKVIGEGGYGKVYQCSLDSTPAAVKVVRLDTPEKKQEFLKEVEVLSQLRHPHVVLLLGACPENGCLVYEYLENGSLEEYIFHRKNKPPLPWFIRFRVIFEVACGLAFLHSSKPEPIVHRDLKPGNILLNRNYVSKIADVGLAKLVTDVAPDNVTMYRNSVLAGTLHYIDPEYHRTGTIRPKSDLYAFGIIILQLLTARNPSGIVPAVENAVKKGTLTEMLDKSVTDWPLAETEELARIGLKCAEFRCRDRPDLKSEVIPVLKRLVETANSKVKKEGSNLRAPSHYFCPILREIMEEPEIAADGFTYERKAILAWLEKHNISPVTRQKLDHFKLTPNHTLRSAIRDWKSRVRFSNVVV is encoded by the exons ATGGTGGTGATGCTGACGCAAGAAATGAGTGGCGGTGGTGGTCCAAAGGCGGAAGAGGGTCAGCTGTTTGTGGCGGTGGCCGTGAAGGGTTTGATCGGAGACAAATTAGGCGGTGCAGGAAGTCGTCGTGCCGTACGGTGGGCTGTCGATAATCTTTTACCGAAGGCTGATAAATTTGTGATGATCCACGTCATCCCTACCATTACTTCTATTCCTACTCCGA CCGGAGATAGATTGCCGGTGGAAGAAGTGGAGGAGAGTGTGGTGGAAATGTATGTAAGAGACGtgaaaaaagaatatgaaacaGTCTTTGTTCCCTTTTTGAAAATGTGCAAGAGTACTAGGAGTACCAag CGATATTTTCGGTCTAGGAGAACAAAAGGTACAGGAGTACCACTGACCGTTTTAAGATACGCACCAGAAACATGTGAAGTATACATTGTGTGTAAAGACAGAATCACTACAAAATCTATGGATCCATTAATCAACCGAG AGCCGTGCACAAGTCCACACGCAGCCGCGACTGCCCATGACTTCTTGAGAGACTGGGCGGCTAGTTTCCACACTCTACGGTCTCCAACGTTACCCGATCCTCGACAGTCAACTG AGGCAGGAACAAGGAGGTCAGCATCGGCAAGAGAGCTGAGATTTGAGGCATTAAGCCTTACTTGTAATAAACCCAAAACGCCTCAAAGTAGTAAGGCTTCTAGTGCAACAACTCCAGAGATTTTTAGGCGACGGAGAGGATCCGATATTCCTCAGCTGAATTACTCAGATTTTGATAAAACATGTACCAAGCCCCAATCAAATGTTGAGAACATCGTTAGCGAACACCGAGACTCTGATCGTTCACCCCCGGAAACATCAAGAAAATCCAAGAAG gttgagattgaagaagaggtCGAACGTTTGAAGAATGAGCTACAAAGTACAGTCTTTAAATATAAACAAGCTTGTGAAGAGCTCTTCTCCACACAAAACAAG GTTAAAATGCTTTCGACTGAATATTTGAATGAATCTAAAAGAGTGAACAATGCtgtggagaaagaagagttgcAGAGGAACACCGCGGCGCTGGAGAAAGAGCGGTACATGAAGGCGGTGAAAGAGGTCGAAACCGCGAAAGCGTTGCTCGCAAGAGAGTTTTGTCAGCGACAGATCGCGGAGGTGAATGCTTTAAGGACTtacttggagaagaagaaagtgatcGATCAGCTTTTAGGGACTGATCACCGGTACAGAAAATACACAATTGAGGAAATTGTAACAGCCACAGAAGGATTCTCGCCAGAGAAAGTGATTGGAGAAGGAGGATACGGGAAAGTTTACCAATGTAGCCTTGATAGTACTCCGGCGGCTGTTAAAGTTGTCCGGCTAGATACACCggagaagaaacaagagtTCTTGAAAGAG GTTGAGGTTCTAAGCCAACTCCGACACCCACACGTGGTTCTCCTCCTCGGAGCTTGTCCGGAGAATGGTTGTTTGGTTTACGAGTACTTGGAAAATGGAAGCCTCGAGGAATATATATTTCACCGAAAAAATAAACCGCCTTTGCCTTGGTTTATCCGGTTTAGGGTAATTTTCGAGGTAGCTTGCGGTTTGGCCTTCTTACACAGCTCTAAACCGGAACCAATTGTTCACCGTGACTTAAAACCGGGAAATATCTTGTTAAACCGGAACTACGTTAGCAAAATCGCTGACGTTGGCCTAGCCAAGCTGGTTACGGATGTTGCACCCGATAATGTCACGATGTACCGAAACTCGGTTCTTGCCGGTACATTGCATTATATTGATCCAGAATACCACAGAACCGGAACAATTAGACCAAAGTCGGATCTATATGCGTTCGGCATAATCATTCTTCAGTTGTTGACGGCTCGTAACCCGAGCGGGATTGTACCAGCGGTCGAAAACGCGGTAAAGAAAGGGACGTTAACCGAAATGCTAGATAAATCGGTTACCGATTGGCCTTTGGCAGAAACCGAGGAATTGGCTCGGATCGGTTTAAAATGTGCTGAATTTCGATGCCGAGATAGACCGGATCTTAAATCAGAGGTTATACCGGTTTTGAAACGGCTTGTGGAGACGGCGAATTCGAAagtaaagaaagaaggaagCAATTTACGTGCACCGAGTCATTACTTCTGTCCAATCTTACGG GAGATAATGGAGGAGCCAGAGATTGCTGCCGATGGATTCACGTACGAGAGGAAAGCGATCTTAGCGTGGCTTGAGAAACATAACATTTCACCGGTGACTCGACAAAAGCTAGACCACTTCAAGCTCACACCGAACCATACGCTCCGGTCTGCGATTCGCGATTGGAAATCAAGAGTCCGGTTTTCTAATGTCGTTGTTTAA
- a CDS encoding U-box domain-containing protein kinase family protein (U-box domain-containing protein kinase family protein; FUNCTIONS IN: ubiquitin-protein ligase activity, protein serine/threonine kinase activity, protein kinase activity, kinase activity, ATP binding; INVOLVED IN: protein amino acid phosphorylation, protein ubiquitination; LOCATED IN: ubiquitin ligase complex; CONTAINS InterPro DOMAIN/s: Protein kinase, ATP binding site (InterPro:IPR017441), Protein kinase, catalytic domain (InterPro:IPR000719), U box domain (InterPro:IPR003613), Serine/threonine-protein kinase-like domain (InterPro:IPR017442), Protein kinase-like domain (InterPro:IPR011009), Serine/threonine-protein kinase, active site (InterPro:IPR008271); BEST Arabidopsis thaliana protein match is: U-box domain-containing protein kinase family protein (TAIR:AT5G57035.1); Has 118675 Blast hits to 117387 proteins in 4577 species: Archae - 133; Bacteria - 13900; Metazoa - 43121; Fungi - 9955; Plants - 33830; Viruses - 360; Other Eukaryotes - 17376 (source: NCBI BLink).), whose product MVVMLTQEMSGGGGPKAEEGQLFVAVAVKGLIGDKLGGAGSRRAVRWAVDNLLPKADKFVMIHVIPTITSIPTPNILILMFTRMWVVTAGDRLPVEEVEESVVEMYVRDVKKEYETVFVPFLKMCKSTRSTKRYFRSRRTKGTGVPLTVLRYAPETCEVYIVCKDRITTKSMDPLINREPCTSPHAAATAHDFLRDWAASFHTLRSPTLPDPRQSTEAGTRRSASARELRFEALSLTCNKPKTPQSSKASSATTPEIFRRRRGSDIPQLNYSDFDKTCTKPQSNVENIVSEHRDSDRSPPETSRKSKKVEIEEEVERLKNELQSTVFKYKQACEELFSTQNKVKMLSTEYLNESKRVNNAVEKEELQRNTAALEKERYMKAVKEVETAKALLAREFCQRQIAEVNALRTYLEKKKVIDQLLGTDHRYRKYTIEEIVTATEGFSPEKVIGEGGYGKVYQCSLDSTPAAVKVVRLDTPEKKQEFLKEVEVLSQLRHPHVVLLLGACPENGCLVYEYLENGSLEEYIFHRKNKPPLPWFIRFRVIFEVACGLAFLHSSKPEPIVHRDLKPGNILLNRNYVSKIADVGLAKLVTDVAPDNVTMYRNSVLAGTLHYIDPEYHRTGTIRPKSDLYAFGIIILQLLTARNPSGIVPAVENAVKKGTLTEMLDKSVTDWPLAETEELARIGLKCAEFRCRDRPDLKSEVIPVLKRLVETANSKVKKEGSNLRAPSHYFCPILREIMEEPEIAADGFTYERKAILAWLEKHNISPVTRQKLDHFKLTPNHTLRSAIRDWKSRVRFSNVVV is encoded by the exons ATGGTGGTGATGCTGACGCAAGAAATGAGTGGCGGTGGTGGTCCAAAGGCGGAAGAGGGTCAGCTGTTTGTGGCGGTGGCCGTGAAGGGTTTGATCGGAGACAAATTAGGCGGTGCAGGAAGTCGTCGTGCCGTACGGTGGGCTGTCGATAATCTTTTACCGAAGGCTGATAAATTTGTGATGATCCACGTCATCCCTACCATTACTTCTATTCCTACTCCGA atattttgataTTAATGTTTACGAGAATGTGGGTTGTTACAGCCGGAGATAGATTGCCGGTGGAAGAAGTGGAGGAGAGTGTGGTGGAAATGTATGTAAGAGACGtgaaaaaagaatatgaaacaGTCTTTGTTCCCTTTTTGAAAATGTGCAAGAGTACTAGGAGTACCAag CGATATTTTCGGTCTAGGAGAACAAAAGGTACAGGAGTACCACTGACCGTTTTAAGATACGCACCAGAAACATGTGAAGTATACATTGTGTGTAAAGACAGAATCACTACAAAATCTATGGATCCATTAATCAACCGAG AGCCGTGCACAAGTCCACACGCAGCCGCGACTGCCCATGACTTCTTGAGAGACTGGGCGGCTAGTTTCCACACTCTACGGTCTCCAACGTTACCCGATCCTCGACAGTCAACTG AGGCAGGAACAAGGAGGTCAGCATCGGCAAGAGAGCTGAGATTTGAGGCATTAAGCCTTACTTGTAATAAACCCAAAACGCCTCAAAGTAGTAAGGCTTCTAGTGCAACAACTCCAGAGATTTTTAGGCGACGGAGAGGATCCGATATTCCTCAGCTGAATTACTCAGATTTTGATAAAACATGTACCAAGCCCCAATCAAATGTTGAGAACATCGTTAGCGAACACCGAGACTCTGATCGTTCACCCCCGGAAACATCAAGAAAATCCAAGAAG gttgagattgaagaagaggtCGAACGTTTGAAGAATGAGCTACAAAGTACAGTCTTTAAATATAAACAAGCTTGTGAAGAGCTCTTCTCCACACAAAACAAG GTTAAAATGCTTTCGACTGAATATTTGAATGAATCTAAAAGAGTGAACAATGCtgtggagaaagaagagttgcAGAGGAACACCGCGGCGCTGGAGAAAGAGCGGTACATGAAGGCGGTGAAAGAGGTCGAAACCGCGAAAGCGTTGCTCGCAAGAGAGTTTTGTCAGCGACAGATCGCGGAGGTGAATGCTTTAAGGACTtacttggagaagaagaaagtgatcGATCAGCTTTTAGGGACTGATCACCGGTACAGAAAATACACAATTGAGGAAATTGTAACAGCCACAGAAGGATTCTCGCCAGAGAAAGTGATTGGAGAAGGAGGATACGGGAAAGTTTACCAATGTAGCCTTGATAGTACTCCGGCGGCTGTTAAAGTTGTCCGGCTAGATACACCggagaagaaacaagagtTCTTGAAAGAG GTTGAGGTTCTAAGCCAACTCCGACACCCACACGTGGTTCTCCTCCTCGGAGCTTGTCCGGAGAATGGTTGTTTGGTTTACGAGTACTTGGAAAATGGAAGCCTCGAGGAATATATATTTCACCGAAAAAATAAACCGCCTTTGCCTTGGTTTATCCGGTTTAGGGTAATTTTCGAGGTAGCTTGCGGTTTGGCCTTCTTACACAGCTCTAAACCGGAACCAATTGTTCACCGTGACTTAAAACCGGGAAATATCTTGTTAAACCGGAACTACGTTAGCAAAATCGCTGACGTTGGCCTAGCCAAGCTGGTTACGGATGTTGCACCCGATAATGTCACGATGTACCGAAACTCGGTTCTTGCCGGTACATTGCATTATATTGATCCAGAATACCACAGAACCGGAACAATTAGACCAAAGTCGGATCTATATGCGTTCGGCATAATCATTCTTCAGTTGTTGACGGCTCGTAACCCGAGCGGGATTGTACCAGCGGTCGAAAACGCGGTAAAGAAAGGGACGTTAACCGAAATGCTAGATAAATCGGTTACCGATTGGCCTTTGGCAGAAACCGAGGAATTGGCTCGGATCGGTTTAAAATGTGCTGAATTTCGATGCCGAGATAGACCGGATCTTAAATCAGAGGTTATACCGGTTTTGAAACGGCTTGTGGAGACGGCGAATTCGAAagtaaagaaagaaggaagCAATTTACGTGCACCGAGTCATTACTTCTGTCCAATCTTACGG GAGATAATGGAGGAGCCAGAGATTGCTGCCGATGGATTCACGTACGAGAGGAAAGCGATCTTAGCGTGGCTTGAGAAACATAACATTTCACCGGTGACTCGACAAAAGCTAGACCACTTCAAGCTCACACCGAACCATACGCTCCGGTCTGCGATTCGCGATTGGAAATCAAGAGTCCGGTTTTCTAATGTCGTTGTTTAA
- a CDS encoding uncharacterized protein (unknown protein; Has 2 Blast hits to 2 proteins in 1 species: Archae - 0; Bacteria - 0; Metazoa - 0; Fungi - 0; Plants - 2; Viruses - 0; Other Eukaryotes - 0 (source: NCBI BLink).), which yields MHEKVPKKTYDSELYNGYLAIYNGYGDLRYFTVKIENDICVSLVWNTGMTKKSRGKKRIRINVYRPKIAPAKNKKPKPTKEQLMDPEFSDEDVLTSLGFDDGGYIIPLPKKSLMLINLPDSFRDELQTMHVSFYLREVGKLMFG from the exons ATGCATGAAAAGGTACCAA AAAAAACGTACGACTCTGAGCTTTACAACGGCTATTTGGCAATTTACAACGGATATGGCGACTTACGCTATTTTACTGtaaagattgaaaatgatatttgtGTGTCGTTAG TTTGGAATACTGGTATGACGAAGAAAAGTCGAGGTAAAAAACGTATTAGAATAAATGTTTATCGTCCAAAGATCGCACCAGCAAAGAATAAGAAACCTAAACCAACAAAGGAACAATTAATGGACCCTGAATTTTCTGATGAAGACGTACTTACCAGCTTGGGTTTTGATGATGGCGGTTACATAATACCACTACCGAAAAAATCTCTCATGTTGATTAATCTACCAGATTCTTTTCGAGATGAGTTGCAAACGATGCATGTCAGTTTTTATCTCCGAGAAGTTGGCAAACTTATGTTTGGGTGA
- the DWA1 gene encoding DWD (DDB1-binding WD40 protein) hypersensitive to ABA 1 (DWD (DDB1-binding WD40 protein) hypersensitive to ABA 1 (DWA1); CONTAINS InterPro DOMAIN/s: WD40 repeat 2 (InterPro:IPR019782), WD40 repeat-like-containing domain (InterPro:IPR011046), WD40 repeat, conserved site (InterPro:IPR019775), WD40-repeat-containing domain (InterPro:IPR017986), WD40/YVTN repeat-like-containing domain (InterPro:IPR015943), WD40 repeat (InterPro:IPR001680), WD40 repeat, subgroup (InterPro:IPR019781); BEST Arabidopsis thaliana protein match is: Transducin/WD40 repeat-like superfamily protein (TAIR:AT3G49660.1); Has 25005 Blast hits to 14147 proteins in 619 species: Archae - 64; Bacteria - 4449; Metazoa - 9459; Fungi - 5655; Plants - 2500; Viruses - 0; Other Eukaryotes - 2878 (source: NCBI BLink).), whose product MYGDATNWNEDEYRESILKEREIETRTVFRTAWAPPARISNPDAFVVASSDGTLAFHSLNSLVSQSASFGYSKGQDVMVAEPERVVRAHEGPAYDVKFYGEDEDALLLSCGDDGRVRGWKWREFAESDVSLHLKENHLKPLLELINPQHKGPWGALSPMPEINAMSVDPQSGSVFTAAGDSCAYCWDVESGKIKMTFKGHSDYLHTVVSRSSASQILTGSEDGTARIWDCKTGKCVKVIGSQDKKSRLRVSSMALDGSESWLVCGQGKNLALWNLPASECVQTIPIPAHVQDVMFDEKQILTVGAEPLLRRFDLNGALLSQIHCAPCSVFSISLHPAGVVAVGGYGGIVDVISQFGSHLCTFRSSSL is encoded by the exons ATGTACGGAGACGCTACAAACTGGAATGAAGATGAGTATAGAGAATCAATTTTGAAGGAGCGAGAGATAGAGACACGCACCGTCTTCAGAACCGCCTGGGCTCCTCCGGCGAGAATCTCTAATCCAGACGCATTTGTTGTAGCCTCCAGCGATGGAACTTTAGCTTTCCATTCACTGAACTCGCTTGTGTCTCAATCGGCGAGTTTTGGCTACTCGAAAGGTCAAGATGTTATGGTGGCTGAACCTGAGAGAGTGGTTAGGGCACACGAAGGTCCTGCTTATGATGTTAAGTTCTATGGTGAAGACGAAGATGCTTTGCTACTTAG ttgtggtgatgatggtAGAGTTAGGGGATGGAAATGGAGAGAATTTGCTGAATCAGATGTGTCTCTTCATTTGAAAG AGAATCATCTGAAGCCATTGCTTGAACTGATTAATCCACAACACAA aGGTCCTTGGGGTGCGCTTTCACCGATGCCTGAGATCAATGCCATGTCTGTTGATCCTCAG TCAGGAAGTGTATTTACAGCAGCTGGTGATTCTTGCGCATATTGTTGGGACGTG GAGAGTGGTAAGATTAAAATGACCTTTAAAGGTCATTCAGACTATTTGCATACTGTAGTTTCTCGTAGTTCTGCAAGTCAG ATATTGACGGGTTCAGAGGATGGGACTGCGAGAATCTGGG ATTGCAAAACGGGAAAATGTGTTAAAGTAATTGGTTCCCAGGATAAAAAGTCCCGCCTTCGCGTTAGTTCTATGGCCCTTGATGGGAGTGAAAGCTGGTTG GTTTGTGGACAGGGCAAAAATTTAGCTTTATGGAATCTTCCCGCCTCAGAATGCGTACAAACAATACCCATCCCTGCACATGTACAGGATGTGATGTTTGATGAAAAGCAA ATTTTGACTGTAGGAGCAGAACCACTTCTAAGACGTTTCGACTTAAATGGAGCTTTGCTTTCTCAAATTCACTGTGCTCCTTGTTCAGTATTTTCCATTTCCTTGCATCCAGCAGGA GTAGTTGCTGTGGGAGGTTATGGAGGTATTGTTGATGTCATCTCTCAATTTGGAAGCCATCTCTGCACATTTCGTAGCAGTTCATTGTAA